A stretch of Desulfobacter hydrogenophilus DNA encodes these proteins:
- the panC gene encoding pantoate--beta-alanine ligase, whose protein sequence is MDILKTKADMQAWSAAKKKQGKTISFVPTMGYLHKGHVSLLEIGKPLSDELVLSIFVNPTQFGPNEDLNAYPSNIQNDLDLAQQAGVTGVFLPDKNEMYGPDYQTHVSLDHLPQYLCGRSRPVHFGGVATVVTKLFNIVMPDVAVFGKKDFQQLAIIRQMVKDLDFNIRIIGGEIIREEDGLAMSSRNAYLTSEQRASAVCLSQAIRLLKQKVAQGVRSVPDLVREAQAFILSFDHTRVDYIELCHPQTLEPVETVQAETLVAMAVQVGKSRLIDNALIEPA, encoded by the coding sequence ATGGATATTTTAAAAACAAAAGCGGATATGCAGGCCTGGTCTGCTGCGAAAAAAAAACAGGGAAAGACAATCAGTTTTGTACCCACCATGGGATACCTTCATAAAGGGCATGTTTCCCTGCTTGAAATAGGCAAACCCTTGAGTGATGAACTGGTTCTAAGCATTTTTGTTAATCCCACCCAGTTTGGCCCCAATGAAGACCTGAACGCGTATCCCAGCAACATCCAAAATGACCTTGACCTGGCTCAACAGGCCGGTGTGACAGGGGTTTTCCTTCCGGATAAAAACGAAATGTACGGGCCTGACTACCAGACCCATGTCTCTTTGGATCATCTTCCCCAATACCTGTGCGGTCGCTCACGCCCTGTCCATTTCGGTGGGGTGGCCACGGTGGTGACCAAGTTATTCAACATTGTCATGCCTGATGTGGCGGTTTTCGGAAAAAAAGATTTCCAGCAACTTGCCATCATCCGACAGATGGTGAAGGACCTGGATTTCAATATCCGAATCATCGGCGGGGAGATCATCAGGGAGGAAGACGGGTTGGCCATGAGTTCCAGAAACGCCTATCTTACGTCGGAACAGCGTGCGTCTGCCGTCTGTCTTTCCCAGGCCATCCGCCTTTTAAAACAAAAGGTTGCCCAAGGCGTCCGGTCTGTTCCGGATCTTGTCAGGGAAGCGCAAGCCTTTATTCTCTCATTTGACCACACCCGGGTTGATTACATTGAATTGTGCCATCCCCAAACCCTTGAACCTGTGGAAACCGTCCAGGCAGAAACGCTTGTTGCCATGGCCGTGCAGGTGGGAAAATCAAGGCTGATTGACAATGCCCTTATCGAGCCGGCCTGA
- the mobB gene encoding molybdopterin-guanine dinucleotide biosynthesis protein B, with the protein MDSKKIPRVVLIVGKSNSGKTTLMENMIRELSARGFRVGSVKHAHDTFDFDKQGKDSWRHKNAGAVASLIVTDTKVALVKEDIRPPEEKFFHYLGDMDLILVEGFKTFCLPKIEVFRKESPHEAPLYLEDPNLVAFVTDTDIRPGEKPCFGLEDVGSLADLVEQHFLGSISGRECNG; encoded by the coding sequence ATGGACAGCAAAAAAATCCCCCGGGTCGTTTTAATTGTCGGCAAATCCAATTCCGGGAAAACCACTTTGATGGAAAATATGATCAGAGAGTTGAGCGCACGGGGCTTTCGTGTGGGGTCGGTGAAACATGCCCACGACACATTTGATTTTGATAAACAGGGAAAGGACAGTTGGCGGCATAAAAATGCCGGCGCTGTTGCCTCTCTTATTGTAACGGATACAAAGGTAGCCCTGGTAAAAGAAGATATACGTCCGCCTGAAGAGAAATTTTTTCACTATCTGGGTGATATGGACCTTATTCTTGTTGAAGGGTTCAAGACATTCTGTCTTCCTAAAATTGAAGTTTTCAGGAAAGAGAGTCCCCATGAAGCACCCCTGTACCTTGAAGACCCCAATCTTGTTGCGTTTGTGACGGATACGGATATCCGGCCCGGAGAAAAACCGTGTTTCGGGTTAGAGGATGTCGGATCCCTTGCTGATTTGGTTGAGCAGCATTTTCTTGGTTCTATATCAGGCCGGGAGTGTAACGGATGA
- a CDS encoding GGDEF domain-containing protein — protein sequence MNRTLDRFSHRLSVVFGLVFGYSLNKTHAQNKLARHIVVLNGKTSPSEIINEVADCLKGILGYRLFAFVNKKNAGMDVWLDPRMYKTSIEDIIIKDFQIKDSKDLTYLNIHKDQEECLEKFSLDSLVHYDHKEENCYSRLYMMPSRPITAFHDDVVRIVLQGCSSALSRQIKIQHLKDAAAIDPLTGCYNRGAFEAQLKGHAASAGRHKKPLSVFMFDLDHFKSVNDTYGHLGGDEVLKEVSRLVRRNIRTEDIFARYGGEEFIAILPETDQTHAIELADRLRQKICALRIPFNNRTIRVTGSFGVAQLGTNADIVKLVEDADSMLYKAKFNGRNTVMPGLIRVHRDETSESLIQA from the coding sequence ATGAATAGAACCCTTGATAGATTCAGCCATCGGTTATCTGTTGTTTTCGGCCTGGTATTCGGATATTCCCTGAATAAGACCCATGCACAGAACAAGTTGGCCCGCCATATTGTTGTTTTGAATGGAAAAACATCCCCTTCAGAAATTATAAATGAAGTGGCGGACTGCCTGAAGGGTATTCTTGGGTACAGGCTTTTTGCCTTTGTGAACAAAAAGAATGCCGGGATGGATGTCTGGCTGGATCCCAGAATGTATAAAACATCCATAGAAGATATTATCATAAAAGATTTTCAGATTAAGGACAGCAAGGACCTGACCTATCTTAATATTCATAAAGACCAGGAGGAGTGCCTGGAAAAATTCAGTCTGGATTCCCTGGTGCATTACGACCATAAAGAAGAAAATTGTTATTCACGGCTTTATATGATGCCCAGCAGGCCCATCACTGCGTTTCATGATGATGTGGTCCGCATTGTCCTCCAGGGTTGTAGCTCAGCCCTTTCAAGGCAGATTAAGATCCAGCACCTCAAGGATGCCGCCGCCATTGATCCTTTAACCGGTTGCTATAACCGCGGGGCTTTTGAGGCCCAGCTTAAAGGGCATGCCGCAAGTGCCGGCCGGCACAAAAAACCGTTGTCTGTTTTTATGTTTGACCTGGATCATTTTAAATCTGTAAACGACACTTACGGCCACTTAGGCGGCGATGAGGTGTTAAAGGAAGTCAGCCGGTTGGTTCGCCGGAATATACGCACAGAGGATATTTTTGCCAGGTACGGTGGTGAAGAATTTATCGCCATCCTGCCGGAAACCGATCAAACCCATGCCATTGAACTTGCAGACAGACTTAGACAAAAAATTTGTGCATTGCGCATCCCCTTTAATAATCGTACCATACGGGTGACTGGCAGCTTTGGCGTGGCTCAGTTGGGGACCAATGCCGATATCGTAAAATTGGTTGAAGATGCTGATTCAATGCTTTATAAAGCAAAGTTCAACGGTCGTAATACGGTGATGCCCGGACTGATCAGGGTGCATAGGGATGAGACGTCGGAATCATTGATCCAGGCATAA
- a CDS encoding hybrid sensor histidine kinase/response regulator, producing the protein MINGSFIILLRSWIKSIESFMKETELILSNSKDLMWAMDSRLNVTVICGDPEHISGNKAMALIDKPLASILPEDARGQFNICIRENRPFSMECLISNGENSTLPVQILAEPIHGSVQDTFHGIIRDISDQKKLQSLEKELNRSKKLKNLGRLAGSVAHDLNNILTGIATYPEILLLDENLEPKIRKSLTIIKESGRNASAVVSDLLTISRSIRENCQVLNINTIIERFMAGPEFKKIKAAYGKIEIEMHLEPELLTISGSYMHIEKSIMHLLINAFEETAATVDCGNGTIMLSTANYYYVDRKKNENTEKDLSPGEYVMLEVLDAGKGIPEENLNRIFDPFFTKNEMARSGTGLGLTVVKNTVLNHRGKIFVTSDENGTKFTLLFPVLRSELPMANQATALDEIKGNGETLLVVDNLASQRKIAETILKNLGYKVFSVADGIHALDFILQTPVDLLILDMVMASSISGLETYKRLKKLRPDQKAILASGHSESEDVLKAQSIGAGTFVKKPYTILDMGIAVKEELDG; encoded by the coding sequence ATGATCAACGGATCATTTATTATCCTGCTGCGTTCATGGATTAAAAGCATTGAATCATTTATGAAAGAAACCGAATTGATATTGTCTAATTCAAAGGATTTGATGTGGGCCATGGATTCCCGGCTGAACGTTACAGTCATTTGCGGAGATCCCGAACATATATCCGGTAATAAAGCCATGGCACTTATAGATAAACCGTTGGCGTCCATTTTACCCGAAGATGCAAGGGGTCAATTTAATATCTGTATTCGTGAAAACCGGCCCTTTTCCATGGAGTGCCTTATTTCAAACGGTGAAAATTCGACACTGCCTGTACAAATCCTGGCCGAGCCGATCCATGGATCCGTGCAGGATACGTTTCACGGCATCATACGGGATATCTCAGATCAAAAAAAACTGCAGAGCCTTGAAAAAGAACTTAACCGTTCAAAAAAATTAAAGAACCTAGGACGCCTTGCCGGCAGTGTTGCCCATGATTTGAACAACATCCTGACAGGCATTGCCACCTATCCTGAAATTCTTCTTCTCGATGAAAATCTGGAACCTAAAATCCGAAAAAGTCTTACCATTATCAAAGAATCCGGCCGGAACGCCTCTGCCGTGGTCAGTGACCTATTAACCATTTCCAGGAGTATCAGGGAAAATTGCCAGGTCCTGAATATCAATACGATTATTGAACGGTTCATGGCCGGGCCCGAATTTAAAAAAATAAAAGCCGCATACGGGAAAATTGAAATTGAGATGCACCTAGAGCCGGAACTTTTAACCATATCCGGCTCCTATATGCATATTGAAAAAAGCATTATGCATCTTCTGATCAATGCATTTGAAGAGACTGCGGCAACGGTAGACTGCGGCAACGGCACAATTATGCTTTCAACAGCCAACTATTATTATGTGGACAGAAAAAAAAACGAAAACACGGAAAAAGATCTGTCCCCTGGCGAATATGTGATGCTTGAAGTGCTGGACGCTGGCAAAGGCATCCCTGAAGAGAACCTGAATAGAATATTTGATCCCTTTTTCACCAAAAATGAGATGGCCAGATCCGGCACCGGTCTTGGTCTAACCGTAGTAAAAAATACGGTTCTCAACCACCGGGGAAAAATTTTTGTTACCTCTGATGAAAACGGTACAAAATTTACACTGTTGTTTCCGGTCCTTCGCTCGGAGCTGCCCATGGCAAATCAAGCCACCGCCCTCGATGAGATCAAAGGAAACGGGGAAACCCTTCTGGTTGTGGATAACCTGGCAAGCCAGCGCAAAATTGCAGAAACCATCCTTAAAAATTTAGGATACAAAGTTTTTAGCGTTGCCGACGGGATTCATGCCCTTGATTTCATCCTGCAGACCCCAGTGGACCTACTGATTTTAGACATGGTCATGGCCTCGTCCATTTCCGGGCTTGAGACATACAAACGGCTTAAAAAACTCCGACCTGACCAAAAAGCCATTCTTGCAAGTGGACATTCGGAATCAGAAGATGTATTAAAAGCCCAGTCTATAGGTGCAGGTACCTTTGTTAAAAAACCCTATACCATATTGGATATGGGCATTGCCGTAAAAGAGGAACTTGACGGATAA
- a CDS encoding SNF2-related protein: protein MTNTFCKGQRWVSETEPELGLGVLFSFDARTVTLHFPGSDCFRTYSRAAAPIKRMRFQPGDRISREDGTQMTVETVAENAGILTYFQGDKQLFEYELSSVLAVDMPFSKLLSGLSGTSAKFDLRYRIRSAQGAYQNSPARGFLGGQVDLIPHQFYIAGEVSGRYFPRVLLSDETGLGKTIEAGLILHRLLVTSQISRVLIIVPDVLVHQWFIELYRKFSLIFRIFDDAYLKGAAAAEPDMNPFLLDQQGICSESFIRDSEHVKTALISAGWDMVVMDEAHHMAEDSSMYQFLAALDVETQGLMLLTATPEQMGIEAHFAQLKLLDPCRYHDFLAFVKELERHKAVAQKVREKLDRDESPQSLLDAFGPGRVIFRNRRRSIKGFPERQVSLIPLEGRCSSEEDLSGDPKVACLAQLCRSLKPEKILVICRSRQTAKALIQGLEAHVSVDAARFDESMDLLARDRQAAWFADPEGARLMVCSEIGSEGRNFQFVHHLFLYDLPVNPELLEQRIGRVDRIGQKEKIIIHVPYIRNTSHEILALWYDQGIGLFKENVNGLHAVYTQFKSRVIQLMEQADHRPFDAADSQIRQKMTGLIRDTAAFVKQITKDLNQGRHILLELNSFKPESAHALIQMIQQTEKAKDLHNLMADLLDGYGIETDHITEVAGNSVVSFIPDRMTDENFPTLSGGGKYVTFDRATAIARDDLDFLTWDHPFVRQVMEYFITQGEGQASVARLSGTGRQGLLLETLFLLDLPDGDTFLADRFLPALPIRIVVDHTGKPLRFGDLPANWESSLMSDDPGWFLDLPQVVQEILPDMLDKSQHLARKTAQTHRLDGAAKMENVLTREKDRLATLSKINPGISSKEVEAVIKAQVHFRSLILNARLRLDGVRLIRIF, encoded by the coding sequence GACTGCTTCAGAACATACAGCCGGGCGGCCGCACCCATCAAACGAATGCGCTTCCAGCCCGGAGACCGGATCAGCCGAGAAGACGGGACACAGATGACCGTGGAAACCGTGGCGGAAAACGCCGGTATTCTGACCTATTTTCAAGGGGACAAACAGCTTTTCGAATATGAATTATCATCGGTTTTAGCCGTAGACATGCCGTTTTCCAAGCTCCTTTCCGGACTTTCCGGAACATCGGCCAAATTTGATCTAAGATATCGTATCAGATCGGCCCAGGGGGCGTATCAGAACTCACCGGCCAGGGGATTTTTAGGCGGTCAGGTGGATTTGATTCCCCATCAGTTTTATATTGCCGGGGAAGTGTCCGGCCGATATTTCCCGCGGGTTTTGCTCTCCGATGAAACAGGCCTTGGTAAAACGATTGAGGCCGGTCTGATTCTTCATCGTCTTCTGGTCACCTCTCAAATTTCAAGGGTGCTGATTATTGTTCCCGATGTCTTGGTACATCAGTGGTTTATTGAATTGTATCGAAAATTCAGTTTAATCTTTCGAATTTTTGATGACGCCTATTTAAAAGGGGCTGCCGCGGCTGAGCCGGACATGAATCCTTTTCTTTTGGATCAGCAGGGGATTTGCTCCGAATCGTTTATCCGTGACTCGGAGCATGTGAAAACAGCATTGATCAGCGCGGGTTGGGATATGGTGGTCATGGACGAAGCCCATCATATGGCAGAGGATTCATCCATGTATCAATTTTTGGCGGCTTTGGACGTTGAAACCCAGGGGCTGATGCTTCTGACGGCAACGCCGGAGCAGATGGGAATTGAAGCCCATTTTGCCCAGTTAAAACTTTTAGATCCCTGCCGTTATCATGACTTTTTAGCTTTTGTAAAAGAGTTAGAAAGGCACAAAGCTGTGGCACAAAAAGTTAGGGAAAAATTAGACCGGGATGAGTCACCCCAGTCGCTGCTGGATGCCTTTGGACCCGGCAGGGTAATTTTCAGAAACAGACGCCGTTCCATAAAAGGCTTTCCTGAAAGACAGGTGAGTTTGATTCCCCTTGAAGGGAGGTGTTCCTCGGAAGAGGATCTAAGCGGTGATCCCAAAGTCGCTTGTCTTGCTCAACTATGCCGTTCTTTAAAGCCTGAGAAAATTCTGGTGATTTGCCGTTCAAGGCAGACGGCAAAGGCGTTAATTCAGGGACTTGAAGCGCATGTCAGTGTGGATGCAGCCCGGTTTGACGAAAGCATGGACTTGCTTGCCAGGGACCGCCAGGCCGCCTGGTTTGCCGATCCTGAAGGGGCCAGGCTGATGGTCTGTTCTGAAATCGGCAGCGAAGGAAGAAATTTTCAGTTTGTCCATCATCTTTTTCTTTATGATCTTCCCGTAAATCCCGAACTTTTAGAGCAGCGCATTGGCCGGGTGGACCGCATTGGGCAAAAAGAAAAAATTATTATCCATGTGCCGTATATCCGCAACACCTCCCATGAGATCTTAGCGCTGTGGTATGATCAGGGAATCGGTCTCTTTAAAGAGAACGTCAACGGTCTGCATGCCGTATACACTCAATTTAAATCCCGTGTGATTCAATTGATGGAACAGGCAGATCATAGGCCGTTTGATGCGGCCGATTCTCAAATTCGACAGAAGATGACAGGTTTGATCCGTGACACTGCGGCCTTTGTAAAGCAGATCACTAAGGATTTGAACCAGGGCCGTCATATCCTTCTTGAGTTAAATTCCTTTAAACCGGAATCTGCCCATGCATTAATTCAGATGATTCAACAAACGGAAAAAGCCAAAGACCTTCACAATTTAATGGCGGATTTGCTGGATGGTTACGGCATTGAAACCGATCATATCACTGAGGTTGCGGGCAATTCGGTGGTTTCTTTTATACCGGATCGCATGACCGATGAAAATTTTCCCACACTGAGCGGGGGTGGCAAATATGTCACCTTTGACAGGGCCACAGCCATTGCCCGTGACGATCTTGATTTTTTAACCTGGGATCACCCCTTTGTCCGCCAGGTGATGGAGTATTTTATTACCCAGGGAGAGGGGCAGGCTTCCGTGGCCAGGCTTTCGGGTACAGGCCGGCAGGGTCTGCTGCTTGAAACGCTTTTCCTTCTGGACCTTCCTGATGGGGACACATTTTTGGCCGACAGGTTTCTTCCCGCGTTGCCGATTCGTATTGTGGTTGATCATACCGGAAAACCGCTACGCTTTGGGGATCTGCCTGCCAACTGGGAATCTTCTCTCATGTCAGATGATCCAGGCTGGTTTCTGGACTTGCCCCAAGTGGTTCAAGAGATCCTACCGGACATGCTGGATAAAAGTCAGCACCTGGCCCGAAAAACTGCACAGACGCATCGGCTTGACGGCGCAGCTAAAATGGAGAACGTGCTGACCCGGGAAAAGGATCGCCTGGCAACCCTTTCAAAAATTAACCCCGGTATTTCGAGTAAAGAAGTTGAGGCCGTGATCAAAGCGCAGGTACATTTTAGATCTCTGATTCTGAATGCGAGACTTCGGCTGGACGGGGTGAGGCTCATTCGTATTTTTTAA
- a CDS encoding thermonuclease family protein, whose translation MRPAIQILVTILLVLSVSHARCDVYSWIDENGIRHFSNVNLPYGKKATQISEAVSAAIDQSNFKVTKVFDGDTVQVQGQDLDFRIRMVAIDAPETGGSKKKGQPYSQKAKKVLRQLIQGKKVRLKQYGTGGYNRILAEIFSQGRNINLTMISQGLAEVYRGRLPKNLDPAPYTKAQADARRRRAGMWSQGKAYKSPKTWRKENPR comes from the coding sequence ATGCGACCTGCCATTCAAATTCTTGTAACCATACTTCTGGTTTTAAGCGTATCCCATGCCAGGTGTGATGTGTACAGCTGGATCGACGAAAACGGAATCCGGCACTTTTCCAATGTCAATTTACCTTATGGAAAAAAGGCGACACAAATCTCCGAAGCTGTCAGTGCCGCCATAGATCAATCCAATTTTAAGGTCACAAAAGTGTTTGACGGCGATACCGTGCAGGTTCAAGGACAGGATCTTGACTTTCGTATCCGCATGGTGGCCATTGACGCCCCGGAAACCGGTGGATCAAAAAAGAAGGGGCAACCCTATTCCCAAAAGGCAAAAAAGGTTTTACGGCAGCTTATTCAGGGGAAAAAAGTCCGGTTGAAACAATACGGAACCGGCGGGTACAACCGGATTCTGGCGGAGATTTTTTCCCAGGGCCGCAACATTAATCTGACCATGATCAGCCAGGGGCTTGCCGAAGTCTACCGGGGCAGATTACCTAAAAACCTTGATCCCGCCCCTTACACGAAAGCCCAGGCTGATGCCAGACGCAGGCGGGCAGGCATGTGGTCACAAGGCAAGGCTTATAAGAGTCCCAAAACATGGCGGAAAGAAAATCCCAGGTAG